One genomic segment of Bacteroides caccae includes these proteins:
- a CDS encoding sodium ion-translocating decarboxylase subunit beta codes for MGDFINFLGNNLADFWTYTGFANATGGHVVMLLIGLFFIYLAIAKEFEPMLLIPIGFGILIGNIPFNMDAGLKVGIYEEGSVLNILYQGVTSGWYPPLIFLGIGAMTDFSALISNPKLMLIGAAAQFGIFGAYMIALEMGFDPMQAGAIGIIGGADGPTAIFLSSKLAPNLMGAIAVSAYSYMALVPVIQPPIMRLLTTKHERVIRMKPPRAVSHTEKVIFPIIGLLLTCFLVPSGLPLLGMLFFGNLLKESGVTRRLANTASGPLIDTITILLGLTVGASTQASEFLTFDSIKIFALGALSFIIATASGVLFVKLFNLFLKKDNKINPLIGNAGVSAVPDSARISQVIGLEYDPTNYLLMHAMGPNVAGVIGSAVAAGILLGFLM; via the coding sequence ATGGGAGATTTTATAAACTTTTTAGGAAACAACCTTGCCGATTTCTGGACGTATACAGGATTTGCCAACGCAACAGGAGGACACGTCGTTATGCTCCTTATTGGCCTGTTCTTTATTTATCTGGCTATAGCCAAAGAATTCGAGCCAATGCTGCTGATTCCTATCGGATTCGGTATTCTGATCGGTAATATACCTTTCAACATGGATGCGGGACTGAAAGTCGGCATCTATGAAGAAGGTTCAGTATTGAACATATTGTATCAGGGAGTGACGTCCGGCTGGTATCCGCCGCTCATCTTTTTGGGTATCGGCGCCATGACCGACTTCTCTGCACTTATCTCTAACCCGAAGCTGATGCTAATCGGTGCAGCCGCACAATTTGGTATCTTCGGTGCTTACATGATTGCATTGGAAATGGGATTTGACCCGATGCAGGCCGGTGCTATCGGTATCATCGGTGGTGCAGACGGTCCGACGGCTATCTTCCTTTCATCCAAACTGGCCCCTAACTTAATGGGAGCTATTGCGGTGTCTGCCTATTCCTATATGGCGTTGGTCCCGGTGATACAGCCGCCTATCATGCGTCTGCTCACCACAAAACACGAACGCGTAATCCGCATGAAACCGCCGCGTGCTGTTTCTCACACAGAGAAAGTAATATTCCCGATTATCGGTTTGTTACTGACTTGCTTCCTGGTTCCTTCCGGTTTGCCTTTGTTGGGTATGCTGTTCTTCGGTAACTTGTTGAAAGAAAGTGGTGTAACACGCCGTTTGGCAAACACCGCCAGCGGTCCGCTGATTGATACGATTACTATCCTGTTAGGTCTTACAGTAGGTGCTTCTACGCAAGCGTCCGAGTTCCTCACTTTCGACTCTATCAAGATTTTCGCCCTCGGTGCTTTGTCATTCATCATTGCAACTGCATCCGGCGTACTGTTCGTTAAGCTCTTCAACCTCTTCTTGAAGAAGGACAACAAAATTAATCCGTTGATCGGTAATGCAGGTGTATCTGCTGTTCCCGACTCGGCACGTATCTCACAAGTTATCGGTTTGGAATACGATCCGACCAATTACCTGTTAATGCACGCTATGGGTCCGAACGTAGCAGGTGTAATCGGTTCGGCTGTTGCCGCCGGTATCCTGTTAGGATTCTTAATGTAG